CGAATATAGCCATCATTATAACCAAAAATTAATAGAGATAATTCAAAATAACCCTGAAAATATATCTGATAAAGCTTTAAAAATATTCAGCCATATATTGAATGCTCATCATGTTTGGAATAATCGTTTGATTGGAAACATCCCAAAATATGGAGTTTGGAAGGAACATGCTCCCGACGAAATGATATTTATAGAAAACCAAAATTTTGAAGAAAGCCTACGTATTCTAGAAACTTTAGACTTAAATGAAACCATTGACTACAGAAATACTGCAGGCAAACAATTCAAAAATGGAATCAGAGATATTATTTTTCACATCATTAATCATTCTACTTATCATCGAGCGCAGATAGCTACTGAGTTTAGAACTTCTGGTTTAGAACCATTGATGACAGATTTTATTTTTTATAAACGTTGATAAATTAGCATTCTTTAATTCTTTGGAAGAATTAAAATGAAATGCCACAGCGTTGTTGTTTATTCCAAAACTTTAAAAAGATATTCAATGTTAAATAAGTTAAATTAAACATTCAGAAAACATTTCAATAAATGCAAGTAATTTTAGGAGCAAATGGGCAGATTGGTGAGGTGTTAGCCAGAGAATTAAAAAGGAACTTTACTTCAGATATAAAAATAGTTAGCAGAAAACCGCAAAAAGTAAATGATACCGATATCCTGTTCTCTGCTGATCTAACCAATCGAGAGCAAGCTATAGAAGCTGTTAAAGGTTGTGAAATTGCATTTTTCACCCTTGGGTTACCTATTAGCTCTAGCATGTGGGAAGATCAATTTCCAATTATCGTTGAGAACGTAATTGAAGCTTGTAAAAAAGAAAAAACGAAATTGGTTTTCTTTGACAATACTTATATGTATCCTCAAGATGACCGAAAACTTACTGAATCTACTATTTTTCAACCCTTGGGAAGAAAGGGAAAAGTAAGGAAAAAACTCGCTGAAATGGTTCTGGAAGCAATGACAAAAGGAGAATTGGAAGCTGTAATCTGTAGGGCTCCGGAATTTTATGGACCGGGAAAAACACAGAGCATAACAAATACACTCATTTTTGACAATATTAAAGCAGATAAAAAGCTTAAAGTACCAATTTCTGCCAACAAAAAAAGAAGCCTGATTTGGACCCCAGATGCTAGCCGAGCTACTGCCTTAATCGGAAATACACCTACTGCTTATAGTCAGACCTGGCATCTACCAGTGGATTCACAGCACCCAACTTATAAGGAACTTATTCAAATCTGTTCTAAAGTATATGGAAGAGATTTTAAATTTACTGTTATTCCTAAAATCATATTCCAAATTGGTTCCCTTTTTAGTTCTAAACTAAAAGAACTTCTAGAATTGCTGCCTAGGTATGAGCATGATAATATTTTTGATGATTCGAAATTCAGGTCACATTTTCCTGAATTCAAAGAGACGAGTTACCAAAAAGGAATTGAAGAAATTAAAAGAAATAGTTAATATGAAATCGATACTCATTATTGCAACAAATGTAGGAAAATATGTTGATCCTGACTTAAAGACAGGATTATGGCTCAGTGAATTGACTCATATTTACAAGGAAGCAACAGATAAAGGATGGGCTGTAACCATTGCAAGTCCAAAAGGCGGAGTAATTCCTATTGATCCTGAGAGTTTGAAACCTTTAATGTTGGATAAGATTTCAAAGCAATATTACAATGCCCCAGATTTCATGGCATTGTTGAATAATTCAAAAAATCTAGCAGATGTAAAATCGATAGATTACGACAGCATTTATTTGGCAGGCGGTCATGGTACGATGTATGATTTTCCTGATTGCCCTGAGATTCAAGAAATTGTCCGCAATCAATATCAGGCAAATAAAAATGTTACTGCCATTTGTCACGGTGTCGGAGGATTGTTAAATGTAAAGCTTACAAATGGAGAATTTCTGATTAAAGGAAAGTCAATGACAGGCTTCGATTGGGTTGAAGAAAAATTAGCAGGTCGTAAAGATGAGGTACCTTTCAACTTAGAAGAAGCAATTAAAGAACGAGGAGCAAATCTAAAAAAAGCATTGATTCCAATGACATCAAATACAGTTATTGACGGAAATTTAATTACCGGCCAAAATCCCTTTAGCTCGAAAGAAACGGCCAAGGTACTAATCGAGGAATTAAGTAAATAGTATCCACAGATTTCTTGAAGAAAATTCTTCTGAAATTAATGAGAAATCCCAATTTCTTTGTAACTTAATATTATTCATAATAAAACATCCCTATGTTGACAGAAATTAACCATTCTGTCAATTTTTACTTGCAATTAAGTAAATCCTTGCTACTCCCTATATAATTCGTTAAAATTTTCATGCAGACTACTGTGTAATAATTTTGGTTATTACAATTTTTAGCATCCTCCTATTTGTATGTGAATTTTTTGATGTGGACCTGAATAATATAAACCCTAAATAATATAGACATGGAATTGCTTGAAAAAATCCTCAGCATCAATTCGAATTACATTGTAATCGGATTATTGGTTTTCTTCTTTACAATGGAGCAGATTACATCCAATCCATTTTCCTTCAAAAAAAGAGGTGGACACCTGTTTCAGAACATGTTGTTCCAAATAATTCTTGTCCTACTCAACATTTCTGTTGTAGTACTGCAAGTTTATTTGATAGAATGGCTTAATGAACGTAGAATTGGACTCTTATTTTTGGTAGAATTGCCAATATGGGTAAAGTTGATCCTTGGTGTAATGCTTTATGATTTTACAACTTATTGGATTCATATTGCAGCACACAAAGTACCTATTATGTGGCGACTACATCGTGTCCATCATAGCGATACGTCTATGGATTCTTCTACAACCTTTAGATTTCATCCATTAGAAATGATTCTGGTATACGAAGTTGGAAATGTCATCTGTGCAGGGGTATTTGGAACAGATGTATTAGCCTTGGGATTATACTATTTTATCCTAAATATCTTTCTTTTCCTTGAACATTCCAATTTGCATTACCCTAATTGGCTAAACAAATCGTTAGGTTTATTTTTTGTGACTCCAGACCAACATAGAGTACACCACCAACAAGATCAATATTACACTGACTCCAATTTTGCTGATATATTTATTATCTGGGATCGTATTTTCGGAACTTACAAAACTCTTCCGGTTGAAAAAATGAAATACGGATTAGCCGAGTTCGAAGGAACCAAAAAACAAGGATTTCTATTTTTGATGATAAGTCCCTTTATAAATATCAAAAGAATAAAATCTGACAAAACATAACTGTAAGAAAATCATATCGTTCTCTCAAAATTGTAACTAAACAGTTGATTTTAAGCAAAACTCAGTCACATTTTGTATATTTATTAAAACCTAATTCATTGAGAATCAACTATCCTTAAATCTAAGTGATATGACGGAGGACGAAAAAATAGATATAAAAGAAATCAACATGCAGATCATTGGCAACAAAGGATATCGATATATCGACTGGTTGCCAATTCTGGAAGATCCAAATATTAGGTCCTTATCTGAAGTCAAAAGTAGGATGGCTATCCTTTTGGCTTTGGTCAATATTTCATTGGATGCGCCAATGGAAGTGATCCGAGATTGGCTTTTCGACAACAACCTGTCAAAACACCTCTCCAAAAAGGAAGAGTCAATATTTGCCAAGAATGATGATGAAATTACTCAGGATGACAAAAATAGACTTCGTTGGTATTTGGAAGGTTTGTGGGCATTAATGTGGGCAACAAATCTTACAAATGAACTCAAGGAAAATGAGTGGTGTGGGGATGATATGGCGTCCCTCCTACCAAATATTGAAAATGATGACGACACCGAAAAGATAGATGCAATTACTGAATTGAGGTCAGAAAGAGAATTATATATTATGCTAGACTATCATTATCGCTTGCACTGGTACTGTGTGGATGAAAGGATCAATGGAAAGCAAGCTAAAATCAACGAGGGAATAGTGTACGAAAGAAGATATGTGTTGGAATGGCTAATGGATAAAGATTCGGATTGGGATGATGTAGGAATGAGTACTTAATTATTGTACCCAAGGTCTTCATGTTAATAGGCCATGAGTAGAAAAAAATAGCCAATTTTAATAAAATTGGCTATGATAATTTTTCCTTAAATTTTCTTAATTCTTCATCGATCAAGTCTGGCCATTTCTGGAGTCCTTCTCGGATTACTTGCTCTCCAAAGGTTGCATCTTCTTCCTTAGTTTTCAGCATTGCTTCCTCTTGCAATTGATTTAAATATTCTGCCGTAGGCGGTTCATTGTTTGAAGAAGAATTTTGTTCTAGTGCGTCATTTCTGTTTTCCATGGTTAAAATTGTACAATAATTAAGCCACGCTATTGATTATTTTCATTATCAATAATTTTTATAACTTTTGCTGGTATTCCACCCACGACGGTATTTGCGGGAACATCTTTGGAAACTATTGCTCCTGCCGCAACGACTGCGTTTTCTCCAATAGTAACTCCAGGAAGAATAGTCGCATTTGCACCTATCCAAGCATTCTTTTTGATAGTTATGCGACCAGGAACTAATGAATGTCTCTTTTCTATTTCTAAAGGATGGCCTTCAGATAAAAGGCTAACCTTCGGTGCTATTAACACATGGTCTTCTATGGTAATCCCACCAAGCCCAAGGAAAACGCAATCGAAATTTATAAATACTGACTTTCCAATCTTAATATCCTTCCCATAATTGATATAAATCGGTGTAAAAACATCTGTTGATTCATGAATTTCTGCTCCAACGATTTCTGATAGGATTTTTCTGATCTCATCAGGCTCGCTGGAAGCATTCATCTTTAACAATAATTCTTTAGTCTGATACGATGCCTCTCGCATTTTATATCCTTCAGGATCTGATCCAGCAATGGTTTCACCACCTTTTAACCTTTCAAAAATATCTTTTTTTGGATTGTCCATATAGGTTGATTTAAGTTTATTAAAGTTATTAAACATTCCAAAAAAACACTAAAATTATTCTATCTGATATTTTTTTAACATCTTTTCCAAATATCCATTTCTGATATTCCAATAAGCAACCATATTGAGGACAGGCTGGGCCAAAGACAATAAACCTGTCGAATAGGAATTGTTCAATTTTACAAAAAGAGCTAAATCTTTAAATTTCTTGGGTGTACCTGAATTTGTACAAAGGCCATCAAAAGAAAGGTTCTTTGAGAACAATATTGCTCGTTCAAAATTTTTATTCCCAGGACTTACCGTTACGATAAGAACACAGTTTTCTTTAGTTATATTATGAAAATAGTGGACATCCAATGCGTTTATTGTAATTGAATCTCCCACATTTAGATTATAAACCTTTCCATTGCAGCCTACCTCCAACTTCCCAGAAAGTATTAAAAATGATTCTGAAAATTCCTTATGGTAGTGTTTAGGAGTTCTTTCTTGAGGTTTTACAACAAATTCAATTTTAGTGATATCTTGATTACTTTTAGACTCCATTAGTCTTATTCCTTTTTCCATAGCATTGTTTTTTACAAAGCTAATTTGGAATCGGGCACCAATTCATTCACCCAAGTTAAGAAATGAATTAAGCTAATCGGGATCTAATTCTGCTCAAAGATTGAGGTTTTATACCCAAATAAGATGCAATGTGATATTGGCTGATACGCTGGATTAACTCTGGTTGTTGTTCAAGAATTTTTAAATACCGTTGTTCTGGACTATGCGAATAAAAAGATGTCAATTCTTGAAGATAGTAAATGAACAAACCTTCCATAATTTTTCTCCCAAATTTTTCTCCTTCATTAAATTCCTCGTAGAATTTTTCAAGTCCCTCCCTTGAAATAACTAATATTTCAGAATCTTCTAGCGCCTGAATACTTTTTGTGGAAGGCGTTTTTGTCAAGAAGCTCTCATGATTACTGATATATTCATTTTCTTTAGAAAACGCAAATGTCTTTATTTCTCCATCCTCATTGAGGTAATATCGAAACAGACCGGAATTAATAAATCCTACGGAATTGGCTACCTCTCCTTCTCTCAAAAAAAACTCATTCTTCTTTATACTTTTAAATAAGAATAAGGATTCTAATTCAATTTTTTCTTCTTCTGATAGATGGATATATGAAGATATATTTGACAAAAGCTTCTTATACATGGAGTTAAATTTAAGAAAATGAAATTCGTGACACTCTTACTTAAACCACTTTTTTGTTAAATGGTGTTAAATCTATCATTCCATAACACGAAAAACATCACCCCGCCGTTATTATTACAAAGAAAGCAAAAGAGTAAAAAGAGTATATAATTTCATAATTTAGGTTAATAATTGGTTTGGTAAAAATCCTGAGCTTCCCCAGCTCAGGATTTTTTTTTATAATTCATGTAACCTTTTTCTCCATATTGTACACTAATGTATAAAAACGAAAATTATGCAACCATTTGAAGCTTTAATACCGATATCATTCTTTGCATGTATTGTATTGTGTGTATTTTTTATCAGTAAGTATCGGTCAGAAACTATTACCAAATTAGGAGGTCCAATTCCAAAATCTCCACGAAATAAAAACGCTTGGAAAAGAGTAGGAATTGTTATCATTGGTTTGGCTATAGGTCTTTTATTATCAGGAGTATTGTTTGCGACCAATGTCTTACTTGACAACAATGACTGGACAGGATTTATTGTAATGGGTTTATTGTCGTTGACAGTAGGTTTATCCTTGATCATTGCAGATAAACAAACAGAGCAAGACGAGCAAAACATTGATGGATAGTCTATACATAGACAAAGTCCTTTCTGGAGACAGCCATGCTTTTGGTTACTTTATAAGTAACTACAAGGACATGGCATTCTCTGTTTCATTATCAATCGTCAAGAACGAACTGTTGGCAGAAGAGGCAACTCAAGAAGCTTTTATACAAGCTTATCTTTCCCTCAAGACCTTCAATGCCAATTCTAAATTCAGCACTTGGTTTTATAAAATAGTAATTCGCTGTTCTTATAAATTGATCAGTAAAAAGAATATGATGCAGGTTGAATTTGATGTCAATCATCATGATGCTGAAATCGATGAAAATGCTCTACAAACTTTATTGATAGAAGAACAGAAGCAAATGATCAACGAGGTTTTGATGAAGATGCCAAGCAATGAATCATTAGCATTAAGACTTTTCTATTTGGAGGAATTATCTGTTCAAGAATTATGCGATATTACAGGATGGACAATCGCAAACTCTAAAGTAATCCTACATCGAGCAAGGAAAAGAATGGCGTATGAATTAAATAAAGAACTAGACAATGTACATTATGGAAGAAAACAAGGATAAATTCAAAGAGATAATGTCAATGGCTAAAGTAGAATTGCCATTTGAAGATTTTGATTCCAAGGTAATGGCTGAAATCCATAAAATAGAAGCAGATAAACAATCCATTTCCAAAACTCGGAAATATGCCCTATTATCATTTTTCTTTGGAGCTTTGTTTGGTTTAGGAATGAACTATTTATTTATGGAACTTATTTCCTCTAAAATCACGGATGCTACTGTTAAGAATTACCTAATGATTCTTTCACAGATGATATATGTAATTCTTTTCGCTTTGCTGATCGATAAAATCCTAAAATTAAGAAGGTTTAAAAGGGAGGCCAATATATAAAACTAAGATTACTAAATTCTTAAGTTTATCATAAAACCCGTCTATTTTAACATTATTGTGTTAATATTTTTTACTTTTATTTAAAAATAAATAATCTATGTTAGAATTCGGGCAATATAAGATTTTAAAGTTTGTTAATACGACGATGGATTTTGATTATTATTTCCAGATGGTGAATGATGAGAAAGTAATGGAAATGATCACTGGAAAACCTCTAGATTATGCTGAGGCAAGGGAGGATTTCAAAAATCTTTTAAAGATAAATGCCATTTCACCAAACTTTGGCACCTTCAAAATCATTGATAAAACAAAAGGATGTCTCGTTGGTCTCGCGAAGCTTGAAATAACTGAATCTAAAACAGAAATCGCAGAATTGGGTTATATAATTATTCCAGAATATTGGGGCAAAGGGATCGGTACTTTGATTTCAACAAATTTGGTGAGTTATGCAAAGTCTACAAAATCCTTAAAAGGACTGTTTGCAATTATAGACCCTAAAAATATAGCCTCAAGAAAGATTCTGAATAAAAATGGATTCCAGTTCCGTGAATACAAAGATTTTGATGGCTTGCCCGGAGAAATCCTAGAACTGGTTTTTTAAATGGGTATTAATTAAGCGATTAATGGATAATAGGAACAACAACTACTTCGTTTTAACGGGTGGACCTGGGACTGGCAAAACCACAATTTTGGAAAATTTGAAAAACAAGAATTATTTATGCATTCCAGAAGTAGCCCGAGAAATCATAAAAGATCAAGTTCAAAAAAGAGGCTCAGCCCTTCCCTGGGCAAACAAAGAAGAATATGCACAAATGATGTGGCAGGAGTCTGTCCGTTCTTACCAAGAAACAGTTGAAAACAATACGGGCGGAAAATATCTTTTTCGATAGAGGAATATTGGATACCATCTGTTATATGGAAATGGAAAACTTAGCAGTCCATGATGAACAGGAAAAATATCTAATGACATCCTTGTACCGAAGAATATTTATTTTACCACCTTGGAAAGAAATCTATGTAACCGATGAAGAAAGGAAACAATCCTGGGAGGAAGCACTGAACACCTATGATGCGATGCGCAAAGTTTATGACAGATATGGTTACGATGTATTGGAGGTACCTAAGGAAGATGTTGAGAAAAGAGTAGAATTTATTTTAAGAAATATATAAAACAAAAAAGGCTATCAAAAAATTTGATAGCCTCTTTATCATTAAATCAAACTCTTAATTGGTAGCTTGATAGTCTTTGTTTTGAGTTAACTCTGGATTACGTTGAAGTTCATCCAATGAAATCGGCCATAAAAGATCTGAATCTTTAAATGTTGCACCTGAAGCATTTTGTGCTCCCACAAGATTTACCCAGGTAATTTTCCCTTTTTCTGTAGTAGAAATATTAGGGAATTTTCCAGTTCTTAAGCAGTCGTCCCACATTTTGAATTCCAATGGCAATTCACGCAATCTTTCGTTCCATACCTCTTCAACGAATGCATTCAGAGATAAACCTTGAAGTTCAGTAGTAAATTGTGCTACTGTTTTATTCGTAGTAGAAGCTCGAGCTTTAATCCTTGCCAAGTATCCAGCAGCTTCAGCTGTTACCGCATTGCTTGCCTTAGCAGTACTTTCAGCAGCAATTAATAATGCTTCTGCATAGCGGTAGATATTCCAATCTTTCGTACCACGACCAGTATTCAATAATGCACTTTCGTCAACAAAATACCATACACCCGCATCATCAGATTTCCATACTTTGCCCGTATTAGGGTTTTTATATTCCCAATGGAAGAATTGGTTAGGTTGAATCCTTAAGTCATCCGCTTTATATACATTCAAGAATCTTTTTGTTGGACCGTACACTCTTTCAAAAATAGAATACTTATCGAATACAGCAGTTGCCGATCCGTTGAATGCATAAGTTGTCCACCATCCACTTGAATTAATTGCGCCATCAAATTCATATGCATAGATACTTTCTGCTAAGTCATCCGTTTTTCTTAATTTATTGTATGCACTGTTCATCTTCAAATCATCATTGGCTGTAAGCCCATGAGCAGAATTAACGACCATTTTTGAATAAGTCGCTGCATCAGCAAATTTACCCTGTTGCAAATAAACATTCGCAAGAGTCATCGCAGCCACATATTTGGTGATTCTCTTTTTGTTGTCAGTGAAAGTCACTGCAGGCAAAACCTCTACTGCCTCTTTTAAATCCGTTTCAATTAATTTGTAAACATCAGCTGCGGCAGTACGAGTAAGATAAAGATTACTTAAGTCCTCCGTAGGTAAAGTTGGCATCGGAACATCTCCAAAGGTCTTCACCAAATAGAAATAATTGAAAGCTCTGAAGAATTTTGAAGTTGCGATAAGTACTTTTTTATTTTGTTCATTTGGCATAGCAATATCCGGAATATGCAAAATTCCTCCATTGGCTATATTAATGGCAGAATAACCATCATCCCAAATGGAATTCATCGTATTGGAAACAATACGTGTATTTTGTTGCCTGACCAATTGGCGTGAATATGCACATACCAATTCTTGGTTTTCGTACGAGTTGGTAAAATAACCCGTTAAAAAAGTAGGAATTGATGCCGTAGGACCCAAATATGCACTTCCGGCATTACCATAACGTACTGGTGCACCACGACGATATAGCGCATTGACATTTGCTGTTGCCTGTGCCTCTGTTTTAAAGAAAACTTCTAACTGCTCATTCGAATCAGGGTTCTCTTCCAAAAATTTCTCACATGAACTTAAACTCAAAGCTCCAGTAAGAAGTATAGCGATTGCAAAATTTTTAGTTTTCATAATAATGTTTCTTCAAGAAATTATAAAGTCAAATTAAGGCCGAATGTGAATGTTTTTGCTCTAGGGTAAGAGAAGAACGTTACGTTTTGACCAAACTTATATTCACCTTGTGAAGAACTTTCTGGATCGTATCCCTTAAATTCTTTACTTGTAAATAACCAAGGATTATTAGCACTTGCATAAATACGCAATGCCGAGAATCCCATTTTACTTAACAAATCAGGCTTGAAAGTGTAACCCAATTGAATCAAGTTAACACGGATATATGATCCATCAGCGATCCATTGTGAATCAACGTTAGTATCCTGTCCAGCGTGACCATTGTTTGTTAAATAAATCGCTTGTTGCATAGTATTTGGATTTGAACCATTATATGCATCAGTCAAAATCTCTGTCAAACCATTGGTGATACCAAAACGGTCATAAGTCGAGTGATAAAACTGTTGCAATGTTTCAACTCCATATACATACTGAAGATCAACGGTTAAATCAAAGTTCTGATAGTTCAGGTTGTTGATAAAACTTCCTGTCCAGCTAGGAACACCTTTACCTAAAATCTCTTGGTTAGTTGAACGGTTTGGTCTACCAATTTTATCCTCTGGAATATCACCGTTTTCGAAATCTTGAACAGTATAAATGCCATTTCTCTTATAACCATAGAAACTATTCAAATCCTCGCCTACTCTGATGATACCATTTGGTCCACCAACCCAGTGATTGATTAAAATATCCTCGTTGTTTGCTCCTAGTTTAATTACCTCATTTTTGTTATAACTACCATTTAAAGTCACATTCCAATTGAAGTCTTCCGAACGAACTGGTGAACCATTTACTAAGAATTCAACCCCAGAATTTCTAACAGCACCAATATTTCTCCAAACACTGCGGTAACCCGTTGCTGTTGGAACTGGAGATTCTAACAAT
The Sphingobacterium daejeonense genome window above contains:
- a CDS encoding GNAT family N-acetyltransferase — translated: MLEFGQYKILKFVNTTMDFDYYFQMVNDEKVMEMITGKPLDYAEAREDFKNLLKINAISPNFGTFKIIDKTKGCLVGLAKLEITESKTEIAELGYIIIPEYWGKGIGTLISTNLVSYAKSTKSLKGLFAIIDPKNIASRKILNKNGFQFREYKDFDGLPGEILELVF
- a CDS encoding DUF4272 domain-containing protein encodes the protein MTEDEKIDIKEINMQIIGNKGYRYIDWLPILEDPNIRSLSEVKSRMAILLALVNISLDAPMEVIRDWLFDNNLSKHLSKKEESIFAKNDDEITQDDKNRLRWYLEGLWALMWATNLTNELKENEWCGDDMASLLPNIENDDDTEKIDAITELRSERELYIMLDYHYRLHWYCVDERINGKQAKINEGIVYERRYVLEWLMDKDSDWDDVGMST
- a CDS encoding RagB/SusD family nutrient uptake outer membrane protein, with amino-acid sequence MKTKNFAIAILLTGALSLSSCEKFLEENPDSNEQLEVFFKTEAQATANVNALYRRGAPVRYGNAGSAYLGPTASIPTFLTGYFTNSYENQELVCAYSRQLVRQQNTRIVSNTMNSIWDDGYSAINIANGGILHIPDIAMPNEQNKKVLIATSKFFRAFNYFYLVKTFGDVPMPTLPTEDLSNLYLTRTAAADVYKLIETDLKEAVEVLPAVTFTDNKKRITKYVAAMTLANVYLQQGKFADAATYSKMVVNSAHGLTANDDLKMNSAYNKLRKTDDLAESIYAYEFDGAINSSGWWTTYAFNGSATAVFDKYSIFERVYGPTKRFLNVYKADDLRIQPNQFFHWEYKNPNTGKVWKSDDAGVWYFVDESALLNTGRGTKDWNIYRYAEALLIAAESTAKASNAVTAEAAGYLARIKARASTTNKTVAQFTTELQGLSLNAFVEEVWNERLRELPLEFKMWDDCLRTGKFPNISTTEKGKITWVNLVGAQNASGATFKDSDLLWPISLDELQRNPELTQNKDYQATN
- a CDS encoding AAA family ATPase, with translation MENLKNKNYLCIPEVAREIIKDQVQKRGSALPWANKEEYAQMMWQESVRSYQETVENNTGGKYLFR
- a CDS encoding cupin domain-containing protein, encoding MEKGIRLMESKSNQDITKIEFVVKPQERTPKHYHKEFSESFLILSGKLEVGCNGKVYNLNVGDSITINALDVHYFHNITKENCVLIVTVSPGNKNFERAILFSKNLSFDGLCTNSGTPKKFKDLALFVKLNNSYSTGLLSLAQPVLNMVAYWNIRNGYLEKMLKKYQIE
- a CDS encoding AAA family ATPase; this translates as MKTIRAENIFFDRGILDTICYMEMENLAVHDEQEKYLMTSLYRRIFILPPWKEIYVTDEERKQSWEEALNTYDAMRKVYDRYGYDVLEVPKEDVEKRVEFILRNI
- a CDS encoding DinB family protein, encoding MKDFFKELFEYSHHYNQKLIEIIQNNPENISDKALKIFSHILNAHHVWNNRLIGNIPKYGVWKEHAPDEMIFIENQNFEESLRILETLDLNETIDYRNTAGKQFKNGIRDIIFHIINHSTYHRAQIATEFRTSGLEPLMTDFIFYKR
- a CDS encoding sugar O-acetyltransferase codes for the protein MDNPKKDIFERLKGGETIAGSDPEGYKMREASYQTKELLLKMNASSEPDEIRKILSEIVGAEIHESTDVFTPIYINYGKDIKIGKSVFINFDCVFLGLGGITIEDHVLIAPKVSLLSEGHPLEIEKRHSLVPGRITIKKNAWIGANATILPGVTIGENAVVAAGAIVSKDVPANTVVGGIPAKVIKIIDNENNQ
- a CDS encoding NAD-dependent epimerase/dehydratase family protein; translation: MQVILGANGQIGEVLARELKRNFTSDIKIVSRKPQKVNDTDILFSADLTNREQAIEAVKGCEIAFFTLGLPISSSMWEDQFPIIVENVIEACKKEKTKLVFFDNTYMYPQDDRKLTESTIFQPLGRKGKVRKKLAEMVLEAMTKGELEAVICRAPEFYGPGKTQSITNTLIFDNIKADKKLKVPISANKKRSLIWTPDASRATALIGNTPTAYSQTWHLPVDSQHPTYKELIQICSKVYGRDFKFTVIPKIIFQIGSLFSSKLKELLELLPRYEHDNIFDDSKFRSHFPEFKETSYQKGIEEIKRNS
- a CDS encoding Crp/Fnr family transcriptional regulator gives rise to the protein MYKKLLSNISSYIHLSEEEKIELESLFLFKSIKKNEFFLREGEVANSVGFINSGLFRYYLNEDGEIKTFAFSKENEYISNHESFLTKTPSTKSIQALEDSEILVISREGLEKFYEEFNEGEKFGRKIMEGLFIYYLQELTSFYSHSPEQRYLKILEQQPELIQRISQYHIASYLGIKPQSLSRIRSRLA
- a CDS encoding type 1 glutamine amidotransferase domain-containing protein, whose product is MKKLKEIVNMKSILIIATNVGKYVDPDLKTGLWLSELTHIYKEATDKGWAVTIASPKGGVIPIDPESLKPLMLDKISKQYYNAPDFMALLNNSKNLADVKSIDYDSIYLAGGHGTMYDFPDCPEIQEIVRNQYQANKNVTAICHGVGGLLNVKLTNGEFLIKGKSMTGFDWVEEKLAGRKDEVPFNLEEAIKERGANLKKALIPMTSNTVIDGNLITGQNPFSSKETAKVLIEELSK
- a CDS encoding sterol desaturase family protein gives rise to the protein MELLEKILSINSNYIVIGLLVFFFTMEQITSNPFSFKKRGGHLFQNMLFQIILVLLNISVVVLQVYLIEWLNERRIGLLFLVELPIWVKLILGVMLYDFTTYWIHIAAHKVPIMWRLHRVHHSDTSMDSSTTFRFHPLEMILVYEVGNVICAGVFGTDVLALGLYYFILNIFLFLEHSNLHYPNWLNKSLGLFFVTPDQHRVHHQQDQYYTDSNFADIFIIWDRIFGTYKTLPVEKMKYGLAEFEGTKKQGFLFLMISPFINIKRIKSDKT
- a CDS encoding RNA polymerase sigma factor, with protein sequence MDSLYIDKVLSGDSHAFGYFISNYKDMAFSVSLSIVKNELLAEEATQEAFIQAYLSLKTFNANSKFSTWFYKIVIRCSYKLISKKNMMQVEFDVNHHDAEIDENALQTLLIEEQKQMINEVLMKMPSNESLALRLFYLEELSVQELCDITGWTIANSKVILHRARKRMAYELNKELDNVHYGRKQG